ATTTTTGGAGTTCAAGTGCATAAAATACTTAAATACACTGAAAATTGTTCAGAATACCTGTTATATATGTATCCGAGAGATTCTTGTTCATTTCACTTGGAAAATACACGAACATGCGTGTTCGATTTTATACTTAAAAAGAATAAGCATCATCGTCTTTAAACTTAAAATGAATACACATCATTTAGATGCACATTCAAAAAGTCAAAAACTGATGTGTATCATGGGTGTTCTTCCTTAAATTTCAAAAAAAGTAAATACACATCTCCACGTTCAATAAGTATTTTGAACGAAGTTTGAGGCGTTCAGGTATTTTGAACATTCGAAATCTAAATGCAGGTATTTTGGTACCTGAGATACCTGAGATATTTTCACACAAAAGTgatttaaacaataatatttaTCATGCTTGAAGCTCACCGATACTTTTCCAATAATGGTCAATAATTTTGAGCGACATTTatcattttataaattaaattttgaaataCATTAGTTAATGTCAGTTGATGATAACCAATATCTTAAAATGTTGGAAAAAAAAGTCAGCAACCATTTTGAATATTTGAAACTTTGTCTAATATTTTGAAATCtattatctattatatatataatagagtaACTAAAAGGGTTCCCTCAGccaatttattaatttaaaattattaaattatccCTTATAAGTAAATATTActaaatattaaatttaataacATATACTACTTACATCTCGCACATTAATTATAATAActtaaatcccgtgcgatgcacgggtgccattaatatttatatattattaaaattttatttatttaaatatataataattttattatatttatataaatatataataattatagatttataacataaaataataaaataattagacGAAACCGTTATCGTAATTTAGTATGATACGTTTTGATCATAATTTAACGGGATAAAAAGACTAATTTTAgcagtttaataatttagtaggAGTAGTTTAGTAACTGTCTAACACtaattatttttgtttttaataacCAAAACAGAGGGATAACTGTTAAACTAAAATATAtctcattccggttattataatatagtatagatataattACATATTCATTAGTACTCTATTCTTAAATATTTATAACTAATAATTATACATGTACTTTTTAGTCAATTTATTGGTATAtactaaaattttaattttatcaTGATTCCATATTTAATATATAGTCTGTTGCATTTTGATTATTACATTGACAATAAACGAAACTTAAATTCAGATGaaaaaataaatatcataatCTTATTTATAGAATATTTGCTTCTCATACTAGGAGATATATTACATTTTACaaatctatattatattatattataataaatgaAACATTAGAAGTTTGGTAGTCAATCGGTCgatacttgctgaaattacttaattacccttaattaattatttatctaactGGTCAGTTAGTCGATCGTTCAATTCTAATTCATATTGATATTGGAGTCAACTTCCTTTGCCAATTTAAATTATATTTCATGTCCAACTCTATATTATtaataattgatattaaagtcaaattcttttaccaattttaaattctaattcatgTTTAGttctatattattttaattgatatttcaaactaaaataaatttaagcaaattaaatataattagttgatATAATGTGCATCAGtttaagaaaaaataataaatattatcgATCCAtctaaaaaattataatattgaAATAGGATAAacgaaataatatatattaattattcaagataattaaaatataattaaaccaactaaaataaaatcatatatattaattattcgggttaaaacaaaattatcttattgatccggacataaaaaattaaaattaaactaaatttAATTAGTTGAATTCGGTCGTAGTAATGGGtctcgggctaaaataaaataaagtacaccgagataaatcaaattaatatcaGATTAAACATAATTTGTATCCTATTGATATGAACCAAAAATTAACTTTAAACTAaacataataattattattttaaaatacacataaatgattaataaaattatattgttcaataattattattgtctttttcaaatagCTCTTATAGTTTATCGATTAAGTAATAATCtctctaaaataatatttttttaaagttCCAACATAATAGAAACATTGTATTTTTATTCTCAAAAAACTATAAAATCACTAtaataatattttgaaaaaactatgaacatatacgtgtattaatataattatcacgaagtcatatcatttaaaaaggtaaaaaaaataatgaacaaattaaaaaaaaaatcaattcaaaatattttaatttaaaaaattatataatattaaaaaaaaatgtACATCCATACATGACACGAATTTTAAgttagtatatatataaattgtacaATGATTAATGATCATCATTCTATAATTTGCTCTAAATTTAAAAACAAAATTTTGTCTAAACCAAAATGTCCACAATTGAAAATTTCAATGACTTTTTTAAAAAATGGTTAAAAGCTCGAATCACCCAGCAGTCTCGGTCTACACTCTACACAATAATTTTTCCAAAATATAGTTTGTCCATCACACCCGAAAATCTTTTTCAAATTATTTAAACTATGCGCGCACTACTTACTTTCCGAAAACATATTTCCTGTCAGACATTTAATCGAACACTTTCCAGTTCTTGGACATCACATCCACTTCCCTTGAATTATAACTTGTGTACCCAACCAGACACCAATTCAAGCTCACCCGAGCTAGACAATGAAGCACATAGTAGTTTGTGTAAGAGAATTGAGAAGCTCCCTAAAGAAGAACCTGTTTGTTCTGCATTTCAGAGCTGGATGGGTGATGGCTTCCCTGTTCACAGAGGAGATATTTTCTATACAATCAACCGTTTGCGCAAGCGTAAACAAAACAAACGTGCCCTTCAGGTAGAAGTTACGGTTATGATGCTTATACAATTTTGGTTAATTAGTTAGTTTACACCATTGTTCTGTGTTGATTAGTCAGATGTGAATTGGTAAGGAGTCGTATCAGCACCTTTTGGAAATATCTTCAAAGTTCTAAGCAGTATCTGATTTTGTAATATGGGGGGTAACGAAATGGATTTTGTACATACTAAGATTTAAATGAGTTCATTTTCTTAactattttttttaaagaaatgTGGATAGCACATTTTCAGCAAAATTAATAGTATGATAGGAGAAAAAACCTGATTATAAATGATATTGTGCTTCTGTTACACAGGTGATGGAGTGGGTGATTAGGGAAAAACCCTACATGCCAAAGGAACTAGACTACTCATGTCTGTTGGAGTTTACTACTAAGCTTCATGGGGTTTCACAAGGTGAGAAGCTCTTTTCTTGTGTTCCCTTCGAGTTTCAAAATGAGCTGCTTTACAACAATCTTGTAATGGCGTGTTTGGATAAGGGCAAGATAACACTTTCGCTTGCTTATATGAGAAAAATGAGGGAACTTGGTTATTCTATTTCACACTTAATCTTTAACCGGCTCATTATCCTCCATTTATCTCCTGGACGTAAAAAAGCCATTCCAAAAATTATCACACAGATGAAAGCTGATAATGTGGTTCCCCATGTTTCTACATATAACATTTTGTTAAAATTAGAAGCTAACCAACATAACATCGAAGGGTTGGTAAAGGTATATGGGGATATGAAACATACAAAGATTGAACCCAATGAAATATCTTATTGTATATTGGCGACTGCACATGCTGTAGCAAGGTTGTTTACTGTATGCGAGGCTTATGTTGAGGCCGTAGAGAAGAGCATGACAGGGAAAAATTGGTCTACATTTGACGTCCTAATTATATTATATGGTTACTTGGGAAAGAAGAAGGAACTAGAAAGGATTTGGAGTGCCTTGCAAAAACGTCCTCATGTGTCTTCAAAGAGTTTTGTGCTGGCGATCGAAGCATTTGgtaaggttggagaggtgaatCGATCTGAAGAGCTTTATTATGAAATGAAAACAAATAAAGGATTGACATGCACTGAGCAATATAATTCACTGATATCTGTTTACTGCAAACATGGGTTCATTAGCAAAGCCACTGCATTGTACAGAGATATAGACAAAGTCGGGTGCAAACCAAATGCCATAACATTTCGACACCTTGCCGTTGGTTGCTTGAAGGCAGGCTTAGTGAAAGAAGCTCTTAAAACCCTGGAATTGGGGATGGATTTTACAACAATTACCAGGATCAGAAAGTCGACCCCATGGCTGGAGACTACTCACTCATTGACTGAGATATTTGCAGAAAAAGGTGATGTAGAAATTGTTGAGAAGTtatttgaagaattaaagaaggcAAATTATACCAAGTATACTTTCGTTTACAACACTTTAATTAAGGCGTACATAAAGGCCAAGATCTATGATCCAAATCTTCTGAGAAGAATGATTCTAGGAGGGGCTAGGCCAGATTCTGAGACCTATAGTTTATTGAAGCTGATTGAGCAATACCGTACCTAGTGTAACTATTATGATTAAATATTCCAGTCTAATTTTGCCATAAGTTTGGAATACAGACATTGTGGTTAGATCTAATAGTCGTGTAGAAATCTGAAAGATCATTATGGAACTGGAAGAGGCGAAAATTTTCATATGCTGGTGATCGGTAAGTAACGTGGTATTATTGCTGAAATTCAACATTTTATTCTTAAGTGAAGTCCATCGGTTTATTGACTCTTAGGCAGTCTATGTTCTTTGTAGAGCTTTGGAATTTAAACTGCTGTCTTgttatttttatttcttttttaaGTAGGTCTGTATTATGCCAAATTGATCAACTGAGGATATCTAAAGGAGGTTATCTATTACTCGATGGAATGGGAGACGAACGCGGCAAACTGGTGTGATTTAGCTAGCAAGAATCTGAGGTTACTTCTAAAGAACTTACTCTTTTTTCTGTTGTATTGTTAGTGTTTAATCTAATACATGTTATATCTTCCAGGACAAATTTATTATGTGACTGTGTATTAATATTGTCTTTGCTAGTTATCCGCCTTTGCGGGTTGCCCAATGCACATTTGGAATGAACTACACATGTCAAATTCCGCTAGAAATTATGGAAAAAAAAGACTTGTTAAGCTCTTACAGAATGTATGTTTACTGGGAAGTCATGCGGTGTAGGATGTATTTTATAGTTCATTGATTAAGATCCCTCCGGAACGGTTATACTATACAAGTTTCCTTTAACAGTATCTTAAGGGTAGCAGAGATGTTTATATAATAATTAGAATTCAATATTTTAGTTGAGAATTTTCATTATTCTGGTTGACCATCTTGTTGTTAATTACACGACAAAAGATACAAATAGGATAACATGCGGTCAATTGCGGAGACTTGTGAAATCAACTTTTAAGAGAGACATTCACCATTTGATGATTGTGATCTTGATAAAAAATATCGAATTCGAGATTATAACTAGTCTCCTATTATATCGTGTGCTCTAATACAAATACATTAATAATGCAGGGTGCTATACCTTCATTATCTTGCCTTGCTGTTCTATATTGTTCAAGTGTAATCTGTTTTTTCAGCCAGAAAGGAATGCAGTATATGAGCAGAAAACTGTGGAATATTTGAATATAATCAATGACCTAATTTTTCGTACTTTGAGTTTGtatattttttttacaattttactTTTGAAATATTCCTATGAAAAATTAAGTCATCAATTATATTTTGGTAATAGTTCATAGGAAATAAAGGTATAGAGaagatatttcaaataaaattacGAGAAATTATGTCATCTTTAATATTCATATATTCCATAATTTTTTGCACATATACCATGTTTCTTTCTGGCCGGAAAAAACGTGTTACACGTAAACAATCAATTAAAACAAGGCAAGATAGTGAAAATGAAGATGTAGCATCCTACATTAATTACATATTTGTATTAGATTACACATTATAATAAGAGATTAGTTATAATCTCAAATTCAATATTTTTTTACGAATATCACAAGTATCAAATGTTGAACGTCTCTCTTAAGAGTTAATTTCATAAGTCGCCTCGATTTTTTGCATGAGACAACCGAAAGATAAGATCTTGGTACAGAAATGTCGTGATTAAAGTATTTATAAACCCGTGGACTCCAAATGATTGCATAAACAAACACGTACTTGTTGAAGTTATTTACCATATTAATTTATACCATCTTGAGATTTATCGTGTCtcctaattttattttatatcatCTGGTCCACCGCATACTTAAGAACTCATGATTACTTTAACTTCATCCGGAATTAACTCATGTTGAAGCAGGTGTGTTTCTCATGCGCACCTTCCGAACCCTCTGCATGTACTCGGTTTTATTGTCATAATTTGAAACCCCGTACAAAAATTCATTACTTTAAAAGAGTTGCATCTTTCATTGTAAATATCAGTGTTCTAAAAAACGGGAATCGGAATTTTTCGGTGAAAGAACCTTTCAGTAATTAATTGGATAATCGATGATTAATCGGATCAGAGTATTAATCGGAagaaatttatttaataaataataaaaaataattctatttaaatgtcattaatctttcataagatttacaaaaataaaatcacatattatTAATTCAGTATAGATGTTTTAATAGTAAGATTTATAAAAAAACTACTATGACGAGTCCATAATTGATATTTAAGTAATTTATACTAATTAATTACTACTGACTATTCACTAATATTACTTGATAATTAGAAATTACTATGTAGAAATTCAAATCTTAAGATTTTAAATTACTACCTACTTGATATTTAAGTgataattattgaataaatttAGAATACCTCAAAATTGTGAATTTATCGAGCAAGCAAGTGGACTATTGAGATTTGAGAATAATTAATTAGAGATTTGTATAGAAGATTTAGGAATATAAGAATATACGATTGTTTCTGTGTGTAAAAGAGtcaatatattaatatattattattaatattaattattatatgttaaatgttaatgattattttaaaaaatctttattttttttaaaacattttttttattaatttcaaactTTGACCGATTCGGCTGATTTTTGACCCGATTTGGTCGATTTTTTCCGAACTGCCCGACTTTTGACCGGTTTTTCAAAAAGTCGTACTTTGACCCGATTAACGATTAATCGAGACGGGAACCTTCCGAACTCCGATTAAATCGACCGGTTTTTAGAACACTGGTAAATATATATAAATGTTTAGTtgatattaataaataatttatttattcttaTCCGATCATTATTTAACTATATATTAAAACCTAAAGCAGTCATCGTACTTTAGatataggcttaatgaccttTTGGCCCCTAAAGTATGAGCCGTTATAACCATTATCCCCAAAAGTATGAAGTCATATCTTTTGACCCA
The sequence above is drawn from the Apium graveolens cultivar Ventura chromosome 2, ASM990537v1, whole genome shotgun sequence genome and encodes:
- the LOC141707297 gene encoding pentatricopeptide repeat-containing protein At1g07590, mitochondrial-like, which codes for MRALLTFRKHISCQTFNRTLSSSWTSHPLPLNYNLCTQPDTNSSSPELDNEAHSSLCKRIEKLPKEEPVCSAFQSWMGDGFPVHRGDIFYTINRLRKRKQNKRALQVMEWVIREKPYMPKELDYSCLLEFTTKLHGVSQGEKLFSCVPFEFQNELLYNNLVMACLDKGKITLSLAYMRKMRELGYSISHLIFNRLIILHLSPGRKKAIPKIITQMKADNVVPHVSTYNILLKLEANQHNIEGLVKVYGDMKHTKIEPNEISYCILATAHAVARLFTVCEAYVEAVEKSMTGKNWSTFDVLIILYGYLGKKKELERIWSALQKRPHVSSKSFVLAIEAFGKVGEVNRSEELYYEMKTNKGLTCTEQYNSLISVYCKHGFISKATALYRDIDKVGCKPNAITFRHLAVGCLKAGLVKEALKTLELGMDFTTITRIRKSTPWLETTHSLTEIFAEKGDVEIVEKLFEELKKANYTKYTFVYNTLIKAYIKAKIYDPNLLRRMILGGARPDSETYSLLKLIEQYRT